The following proteins are encoded in a genomic region of Nicotiana sylvestris chromosome 4, ASM39365v2, whole genome shotgun sequence:
- the LOC104233952 gene encoding uncharacterized protein isoform X2, which yields MPKCFSLTATKNRCLKSSFSSRGLRSTVTDLKDGTIMHCWVPKTRKSTRPDLVLIHGFGANSMWQWSETVRILSRHFNVYVPDLVFFGDSYTTLPDRSESFQAECVKRVMEANSVVKMSVVGLSYGGFVAYNMAAQFKNCVEKVVICCAGVCLEEKDLQEGLFAVNSVEDAANILLPQTAEQMRELMGYTFVKAPAKVLPSCLLTDFIDEMFTDYVKEKKELLLAIAKDRKLSDLPKITQPTLIVWGDQDKIFPLQLGHRLKRFISPTGLGI from the exons atgcccaagtgttttagctTAACGGCTACAAAGAACAGATGCCTCAAATCCAGTTTCAGCAGTCGGGGTCTCCGATCTACTGTCACTGACCTCAAAGATGGCACCATCATGCACTGTTGGGTACCCAAAACAAGAAAATCAACCCGACCCGACTTGGTCCTGATCCACGGGTTCGGCGCCAACTCCATGTGGCAATGGAGCGAAACGGTACGAATCCTCTCACGACACTTCAACGTCTACGTCCCCGACTTAGTATTCTTCGGAGACTCCTACACGACCCTACCCGATCGGTCCGAGTCATTTCAGGCTGAGTGCGTGAAGCGCGTGATGGAGGCAAACTCGGTGGTGAAGATGAGCGTTGTTGGGCTGAGCTACGGTGGGTTCGTGGCGTATAATATGGCGGCGCAGTTTAAGAATTGTGTGGAGAAAGTGGTGATTTGCTGTGCCGGAGTTTGTTTGGAGGAGAAGGATTTACAAGAAGGGTTGTTTGCGGTGAACAGTGTGGAGGATGCGGCCAACATTCTGCTGCCGCAGACGGCGGAGCAAATGAGAGAGTTGATGGGTTACACGTTCGTTAAAGCTCCGGCGAAAGTTTTGCCTTCTTGCTTGCTTACTGACTTCATTGAT GAAATGTTTACAGATTATGTAAAGGAGAAGAAAGAGTTGCTTCTTGCAATTGCGAAAGACAGGAAGCTTTCCGATCTACCTAAGATCACTCAG CCAACGTTAATAGTGTGGGGAGATCAAGACAAAATATTTCCTTTACAACTAGGTCACAGACTGAAAAGGTTCATTTCCCCTACTGGGTTAG GCATTTAG
- the LOC138890173 gene encoding uncharacterized protein, with translation MVQLIQSTGLFVGLPHEDLQRHIQNFLEITDTYNYLNVSKDYVRLTLFPFSLIGEAKEWLNKEPANSIRTWADLARKFLIKFFPTKKTKTDEVLGHTFVDGLDDASKMNLDSACGGSCMARPYSKIQILLNNFTANDNNWQGEGDSRKAVKKKLVGLLELDGVSAMRADIAKLANQMTRMTMQQPQRMQHVQQMTICCELCGDSHMSDVCPTNPESIYYVGQQNRGPPNQHAQYRNSYNPNWRYHPNFSWGGNQQNQNRPQGSFNQPQRPPQQMEESTNDLLKKLLIDNQQLRTDFRNLERQMGKLATNQNTRPAGALPSDTEKSPQVNAVTLRNGRELEEVPKKKRDKPIPEGELIPKVTHEPKNDAEILEPVYAPRPPPPFPQRLQKKNDDRMFTKFLFMLSQVQLNIPLVDVLREIPKYVKYIKDIVAHKRRLTEFETVALTEECTSRVQNKLP, from the exons ATGGTGCAACTGATCCAGTCCACAGGGCTATTTGTGGGCTTACCTCATGAAGACCTgcagaggcacattcagaatttcttggaaattacggatacttacaattatctgaacgtttccaaggactatgtcaggctgacACTTTTCCCCTTTTCACTGATTGGGGAAGCTAAGGAGTGGTTGAATAAGGAGCCAGCTAATTCAATCCGCACCTGGGCTGATCTGGcaaggaaattcttaatcaagtttttccccactaagAAAACAAAG ACAGACGAGGTATTGGGTCACACTTTTGTAGATGGGTTAGATGATgcttcaaagatgaatcttgattcagcttgtgggggTAGTTGCATGGCCAGACCGTACAGTAAAATCCAAATCTTGCTGAATAACTTCACTGCTAATGATAATAACTGGCAAGGTGAGGGTGATTCACGAAAGGCAGTTAAGAAAAAATTAGTTGGGTTACTTGAGCTCGACGGAGTGTCAGCCATGAGAGCCGATATTGCAAAACTGGCCAATCAGATGACTAGGATGACAATGCAGCAGCCACAGAGAATGCAACATGTACAACAAATGACTATTTGCTGCGAACTCTGTGGCGACAGTCATATGAGTGATGTGTGCCCCACGAATCCAGAATCCATCTATTATGTGGGGCAACAGAACAGAGGTCCACCGAATCAGCATGCACAATACAGGAATTCTTACAATCCAAATTGGAGGTATCATCCCAACTTCTCATGGGGTGGAAATCAGCAGAATCAGAATAGACCCCAAGGGAGTTTCAATCAACCTCAGAGACCACCCCAACAAATGGAAGAAAGTACCAATGATTTGCTAAAGAAGttgttgattgacaatcagcAACTCAGGACCGACTTCAGAAATCTTGAAAGGCAAATGGGGAAGTTAGCAACAAATCAAAACACTAGACCTGCAGGCGCTCTCCCTAGTGATACAGAAAAGAGCCCTCAAGTGAATGCAGTTACACTTAGAAACGGGAGGGAGCTAGAGGAAGtgccaaagaaaaagagagacaaGCCCATACCTGAGGGAGAGTTAATCCCTAAAGTGACTCACGAGCCAAAGAATGATGCTGAAATTCTAGAGCCAGTATACGCcccaaggccaccaccacctttcccccagagattgcagaaaaagaatgatgatcgcatgttcaCAAAATTTCTCTTTATGTTGAGCCAGGTTCAACTGAATATCCCACTTGTTGATGTACTTCGTGAAATTCCAAAGTATGTgaagtacataaaagatatagtggctcacaagagaAGATTAACTGAATTTGAGACAGTAgcacttactgaggagtgcacttcaagggtccaaaataagctcccttaa
- the LOC104233952 gene encoding uncharacterized protein isoform X1, protein MPKCFSLTATKNRCLKSSFSSRGLRSTVTDLKDGTIMHCWVPKTRKSTRPDLVLIHGFGANSMWQWSETVRILSRHFNVYVPDLVFFGDSYTTLPDRSESFQAECVKRVMEANSVVKMSVVGLSYGGFVAYNMAAQFKNCVEKVVICCAGVCLEEKDLQEGLFAVNSVEDAANILLPQTAEQMRELMGYTFVKAPAKVLPSCLLTDFIDEMFTDYVKEKKELLLAIAKDRKLSDLPKITQPTLIVWGDQDKIFPLQLGHRLKRHLGENAELVVIKNTGHAFLYEKPRKFHKPLKSFLLGSTKSPSQNQT, encoded by the exons atgcccaagtgttttagctTAACGGCTACAAAGAACAGATGCCTCAAATCCAGTTTCAGCAGTCGGGGTCTCCGATCTACTGTCACTGACCTCAAAGATGGCACCATCATGCACTGTTGGGTACCCAAAACAAGAAAATCAACCCGACCCGACTTGGTCCTGATCCACGGGTTCGGCGCCAACTCCATGTGGCAATGGAGCGAAACGGTACGAATCCTCTCACGACACTTCAACGTCTACGTCCCCGACTTAGTATTCTTCGGAGACTCCTACACGACCCTACCCGATCGGTCCGAGTCATTTCAGGCTGAGTGCGTGAAGCGCGTGATGGAGGCAAACTCGGTGGTGAAGATGAGCGTTGTTGGGCTGAGCTACGGTGGGTTCGTGGCGTATAATATGGCGGCGCAGTTTAAGAATTGTGTGGAGAAAGTGGTGATTTGCTGTGCCGGAGTTTGTTTGGAGGAGAAGGATTTACAAGAAGGGTTGTTTGCGGTGAACAGTGTGGAGGATGCGGCCAACATTCTGCTGCCGCAGACGGCGGAGCAAATGAGAGAGTTGATGGGTTACACGTTCGTTAAAGCTCCGGCGAAAGTTTTGCCTTCTTGCTTGCTTACTGACTTCATTGAT GAAATGTTTACAGATTATGTAAAGGAGAAGAAAGAGTTGCTTCTTGCAATTGCGAAAGACAGGAAGCTTTCCGATCTACCTAAGATCACTCAG CCAACGTTAATAGTGTGGGGAGATCAAGACAAAATATTTCCTTTACAACTAGGTCACAGACTGAAAAG GCATTTAGGTGAGAATGCTGAACTTGTGGTGATCAAGAATACAGGCCATGCTTTCCTTTATGAGAAACCCAGAAAATTTCATAAGCCTTTGAAATCCTTTCTCTTGGGTTCCACAAAAAGTCCTTCTCAGAACCAAACATGA